A genome region from Corynebacterium uberis includes the following:
- a CDS encoding glycosyltransferase 87 family protein translates to MSKQRSARRILSPAILVWAVLAGVLNAVVWHGHQQTDDWSSLWIAGLIAHGGDSASLYEIDLVDFARWSGPVWERYTAMVDGATPHPFIHLPIVAYALGALSTVMTYPVSVTVLTFLQGFCLVVLVASAYFLWWRRTAAPSLVVPLSLAVWLSPAAQMSSHIGQTSPLIFAGITYGLAAARIRPGLAGIILGIVGAIKLTPLALLLPLVLYPSTRRAAAWMGASASAMFVGSLAGGLGVIAEWARTVRWIGSSAVVDSVNQAFSAVVLLHTRELPQGVFAPILRDIPLWVEWTPKLIAVLLGIGLCWAAWLRPRYGFEILSIGGLAVATLASNILWTHYMLIAVPIIAGLVALTRPWTQPIYRVIAVLSALCVVAFYPPLAPSVGFTGNGFTVIWSSMVGLLVITVLLICGGLAGPPKVSGGKHRVSR, encoded by the coding sequence GTGTCTAAGCAAAGATCTGCGCGCCGGATCCTCTCCCCCGCCATCCTCGTGTGGGCGGTACTCGCCGGGGTACTCAACGCCGTGGTGTGGCACGGCCACCAACAAACCGACGATTGGTCCTCCCTGTGGATCGCCGGGCTGATCGCCCACGGCGGCGATAGCGCCTCGCTCTACGAGATTGATCTGGTTGACTTCGCCCGCTGGTCCGGGCCCGTGTGGGAGCGCTATACCGCCATGGTTGACGGCGCGACCCCGCACCCGTTTATCCACCTGCCCATCGTGGCCTACGCGCTGGGTGCGCTGTCTACGGTGATGACCTACCCAGTATCCGTGACGGTGCTGACCTTCCTTCAGGGCTTTTGCCTGGTGGTTCTGGTTGCCTCCGCGTATTTCCTGTGGTGGCGGCGCACCGCAGCGCCCTCGCTGGTGGTGCCGTTGAGCCTGGCGGTGTGGCTCAGCCCGGCGGCCCAGATGTCCTCCCACATCGGGCAGACAAGCCCGCTGATTTTTGCCGGCATCACGTATGGCCTTGCCGCCGCGCGCATTCGCCCGGGCCTGGCCGGCATCATCCTGGGGATCGTTGGGGCGATCAAGCTGACCCCCCTGGCACTGTTGCTGCCGTTGGTGCTGTATCCCAGTACGAGGCGCGCGGCGGCGTGGATGGGGGCGTCGGCAAGCGCCATGTTTGTGGGCTCCCTGGCGGGCGGGCTCGGCGTGATTGCTGAGTGGGCGCGCACGGTGCGATGGATCGGCTCATCGGCGGTCGTGGACTCGGTGAACCAGGCGTTTTCCGCGGTGGTGCTGCTGCATACGCGCGAGCTTCCCCAGGGGGTGTTCGCCCCGATCCTGCGCGACATTCCGCTGTGGGTGGAGTGGACGCCCAAGCTCATCGCGGTACTGCTGGGAATTGGTCTGTGCTGGGCGGCGTGGCTGCGGCCGCGCTATGGGTTTGAGATTTTGAGCATCGGCGGGCTGGCCGTAGCCACGCTGGCCTCCAACATCTTGTGGACGCACTACATGCTCATCGCTGTTCCCATCATCGCTGGTCTGGTGGCATTGACGCGCCCGTGGACCCAACCGATTTATCGGGTCATCGCGGTACTTTCCGCGCTGTGCGTGGTGGCGTTCTACCCGCCGTTGGCCCCCTCGGTGGGCTTTACTGGCAATGGTTTTACGGTCATTTGGTCCAGCATGGTCGGACTGCTAGTGATCACGGTTTTGCTCATCTGCGGCGGATTGGCAGGTCCGCCCAAGGTCAGCGGGGGTAAACACCGAGTCAGCCGCTAG